In one Hymenobacter sp. DG25B genomic region, the following are encoded:
- the mltG gene encoding endolytic transglycosylase MltG, with protein sequence MRRLGWVVLAFALLAGSWAGYQGWRVWWQPNVKPSAEGPAYLFIRTGATFREVMDTLARQDLLQDTATFRWLAVRRGYPVQVRPGRYLLTPELSNKKLLDMLLSGHQDTLEFELNAFKYKPHLARQISRQLEADSASLRLLLADNAFLQRTYQLDTTTILTLFLPGSYRLVWNTLARQFLDSAAATHRRFWTPRRQQQADSLGLSPAQVHVLASIVQRETAKKEDKPVIAGVYLNRLRRGMRLQADPTLLWAIGNFGVKRVLNKDKLVDSPYNTYKHKGLPPGPITSANRQSLDAVLQPAAHRYLFFCARPDRSGFSDFAETFGQHKYNARRYQHMLDSLRILR encoded by the coding sequence TTGAGACGTTTGGGTTGGGTGGTGCTGGCTTTCGCGCTGCTGGCCGGTAGCTGGGCGGGCTACCAAGGCTGGCGCGTGTGGTGGCAGCCAAACGTAAAGCCTTCAGCGGAGGGTCCGGCTTACCTGTTTATCCGCACCGGCGCTACGTTTCGGGAGGTAATGGATACCCTGGCCCGGCAGGACCTGCTACAGGATACTGCTACGTTTCGGTGGCTGGCCGTGCGGCGGGGCTACCCGGTGCAGGTACGGCCGGGGCGCTACCTGCTCACGCCGGAGCTAAGCAATAAGAAGCTGCTCGATATGCTGCTCAGCGGCCACCAGGATACGCTGGAGTTCGAGCTCAATGCGTTCAAATATAAGCCCCATCTGGCCCGCCAGATCAGCCGCCAGCTGGAAGCCGACTCCGCCAGCCTGCGCCTTTTGCTGGCCGATAATGCGTTTTTGCAGCGCACCTATCAGCTCGATACTACTACTATCTTAACCCTGTTTCTGCCCGGCAGCTACCGGCTGGTCTGGAATACCTTGGCCCGGCAGTTTCTGGATTCAGCCGCCGCCACGCACCGGCGGTTCTGGACGCCCCGCCGCCAGCAGCAGGCCGATTCGCTGGGCCTCTCCCCGGCGCAGGTGCACGTGCTGGCCAGCATTGTGCAGCGCGAAACCGCTAAGAAGGAAGACAAACCCGTTATTGCCGGGGTGTATCTCAACCGCCTGCGCCGCGGTATGCGCCTGCAGGCCGACCCTACCCTGCTCTGGGCCATTGGCAATTTTGGTGTGAAGCGCGTCCTGAACAAGGATAAGCTGGTAGACTCGCCCTACAACACCTACAAGCACAAAGGTCTGCCACCTGGCCCCATTACCTCTGCCAACCGCCAGAGCTTGGATGCCGTGCTGCAGCCGGCTGCCCACCGCTACCTGTTCTTCTGCGCCCGCCCCGACCGCAGCGGCTTTTCCGACTTCGCCGAAACCTTTGGGCAGCATAAGTACAACGCCCGCCGCTACCAGCACATGCTGGATAGCCTCCGTATTCTGCGCTAA
- a CDS encoding CZB domain-containing protein, with product MSNELKQDFETATVKHLLFKSKLRSFLHGSNTDEAPIRDPEVCLLGQWIRNHGLPVYGQLRETQQLDRQHRLVHQVASRLMDLKLAGRSEEALAGFAEIEAVSEKIVLLLQTMQQKLRNGA from the coding sequence ATGAGCAACGAACTGAAACAGGATTTTGAGACGGCTACCGTAAAGCATCTGCTTTTTAAATCGAAGCTGCGCTCTTTCCTGCATGGTTCCAACACGGATGAAGCCCCTATCCGGGACCCGGAAGTATGCTTGCTGGGCCAGTGGATCCGCAACCATGGTTTGCCGGTGTATGGGCAGCTGCGCGAAACCCAGCAGCTGGACCGCCAGCATCGGCTGGTGCATCAGGTAGCCAGCCGCTTAATGGATTTAAAGCTGGCCGGCCGCTCTGAGGAGGCACTGGCAGGTTTTGCCGAAATTGAAGCAGTTTCGGAGAAAATAGTGCTACTGCTCCAAACCATGCAGCAAAAGCTGCGTAACGGCGCCTAA
- a CDS encoding NUDIX domain-containing protein, which produces MHSSSSPAPDETHNPWQVLSSEVVYQNPWIRVREDQVINPGGSPSIYGVVSMKNKALGIVPVDAEGNTWLVGQFRYPLNEYSWEIPMGGGPVEEDILLSAQRELQEETGFTAARWTCIARLHTSNSVTDEEGFVYLAEDLTPGAVAPEETEVLHLWKLPLAEAVEMVMNDRITDAISVAGLLKAERYLQSRA; this is translated from the coding sequence ATGCATTCTTCCTCCTCCCCTGCTCCCGACGAAACACACAACCCCTGGCAGGTGCTGTCTTCTGAAGTAGTCTACCAGAACCCCTGGATCCGGGTGCGCGAAGACCAGGTGATTAACCCCGGCGGCAGCCCCAGCATTTATGGCGTGGTATCCATGAAGAACAAAGCACTGGGAATAGTACCGGTTGATGCCGAGGGCAACACCTGGCTGGTGGGCCAGTTCCGCTACCCCCTGAATGAGTACAGTTGGGAAATTCCGATGGGCGGCGGCCCGGTGGAAGAAGATATTCTGCTCTCCGCCCAACGGGAGCTACAGGAAGAAACCGGTTTCACGGCCGCCCGCTGGACGTGCATTGCCCGCCTGCACACCTCCAACTCCGTTACCGATGAGGAAGGCTTCGTGTACCTGGCCGAAGACCTCACGCCCGGCGCCGTGGCCCCCGAGGAAACCGAAGTACTTCACCTGTGGAAGCTCCCGCTGGCCGAAGCCGTGGAAATGGTGATGAATGACCGGATTACCGATGCTATCAGTGTGGCCGGCCTGCTGAAAGCCGAACGATATTTACAAAGCCGGGCGTAG
- a CDS encoding sensor histidine kinase, producing MKLNLATKLFAGFLAILILFAAVVAVNYQLSRKVLRNLERVEQSQRITSDATSLVRNIVDMESGFYGFMLVGNETILTPYYQSERKLIDRFSRMKELLDPAGPQYARIQRAERLYNQWSDYSHLLISEKRAILRKTPAQTGLTQVEHRGLMEDLSGKKITDEIRTLFRGFELTEDEARVELREKLAESVNQTRLLSIVITLLAFILGLLWATYITRLIARRISSMVSLATRIAGGDYTTRIMDSERDEMSELASSLNVMSNTINTTVTQLEGRNLELDQFAYVVSHDLKAPLRGIESATRWIEEDMGQALPAHIQEFLLLMRTRVHRMENLISGILELARVGRTPQAEERVNVRELLTETMDMLSPPEGFQLKLPAYLPTITTSRVELQQVFANLISNAFKYHHQPEQGTVSIRFSEDRQFYTFTVKDNGPGIAAAYHERIFIIFQTLTERDTLESTGVGLAIVKKLVERQGGTIRIESEEGKGAAFTFTWPKPHAPVPEPATGLASAILSR from the coding sequence ATGAAATTAAACCTCGCCACCAAGCTTTTTGCTGGTTTTCTGGCCATTCTGATTTTGTTTGCGGCCGTAGTGGCCGTTAACTATCAGCTTTCCCGCAAGGTGCTGCGCAATCTGGAGCGCGTAGAACAGTCCCAGCGCATTACCTCCGATGCCACCTCGCTGGTGCGCAACATTGTGGATATGGAATCCGGGTTCTACGGCTTTATGCTGGTGGGCAATGAAACCATTCTTACCCCCTACTACCAGAGTGAGCGGAAGCTGATTGACCGGTTCTCCCGCATGAAGGAGCTCCTGGACCCCGCCGGCCCACAGTATGCCCGCATTCAGCGGGCCGAGCGCCTCTATAACCAATGGTCGGACTATTCGCACCTGCTGATCAGCGAGAAGCGGGCCATTCTGCGCAAAACGCCCGCCCAGACCGGCCTCACCCAGGTGGAGCACCGCGGGCTGATGGAGGATCTTTCGGGCAAGAAAATCACCGATGAAATCCGGACCCTGTTCCGCGGCTTTGAGCTGACCGAGGATGAAGCCCGCGTGGAGCTACGCGAGAAGCTGGCCGAAAGCGTGAACCAGACGCGCCTGCTTTCCATTGTTATTACTCTGCTGGCCTTTATTCTGGGCTTGCTCTGGGCCACGTACATCACCCGCCTCATTGCCCGGCGCATTTCCTCCATGGTGTCCCTGGCCACGCGCATTGCCGGCGGCGACTATACCACCCGCATTATGGACTCGGAGCGGGATGAAATGAGCGAGCTGGCTTCCTCGCTCAACGTCATGTCCAATACCATCAACACCACCGTAACCCAGCTGGAAGGCCGCAACCTGGAGCTGGACCAGTTTGCCTACGTGGTTTCCCATGACCTGAAAGCGCCCCTGCGGGGTATTGAAAGCGCCACCCGCTGGATAGAAGAAGACATGGGCCAGGCGCTGCCCGCCCACATTCAGGAGTTCCTGCTGCTGATGCGCACCCGGGTGCACCGCATGGAAAACCTCATTAGCGGTATTCTGGAGCTGGCCCGCGTGGGCCGCACGCCCCAGGCCGAGGAGCGCGTGAACGTGCGCGAGCTGCTGACCGAAACCATGGATATGCTCAGCCCTCCGGAAGGCTTTCAGCTGAAGCTGCCGGCCTACCTTCCTACTATTACTACTTCCCGGGTAGAGCTGCAGCAGGTGTTTGCCAATCTTATCAGCAACGCATTTAAGTACCACCACCAGCCGGAGCAGGGCACCGTGAGCATCCGCTTCAGCGAGGACCGTCAGTTTTATACCTTCACGGTGAAAGACAACGGCCCGGGCATTGCGGCAGCCTACCATGAGCGGATATTCATCATCTTCCAGACCCTGACGGAGCGCGACACGCTGGAGAGCACCGGCGTGGGCCTGGCCATTGTGAAAAAGCTGGTGGAGCGGCAGGGCGGCACCATTCGGATAGAATCGGAAGAAGGGAAAGGAGCGGCCTTTACGTTTACCTGGCCCAAGCCGCACGCCCCGGTGCCGGAACCGGCCACCGGCCTGGCTTCAGCCATTCTTTCCCGCTAG
- a CDS encoding nucleotide pyrophosphohydrolase produces the protein MTIEEAQKTVDTWIQTTGVRYFNELTNMAMLTEEVGEVARIIARQYGEQSFKESDKDKVLADELADVLFVVICLANQTGVNLTEALQRNLEKKTQRDAIRHQQNEKLH, from the coding sequence ATGACTATCGAAGAAGCGCAGAAAACCGTGGATACCTGGATTCAGACCACCGGCGTGCGGTATTTCAATGAGCTGACCAACATGGCCATGCTTACAGAAGAGGTGGGCGAAGTGGCCCGCATCATTGCCCGGCAGTACGGCGAACAGTCGTTCAAGGAATCGGATAAAGACAAGGTGCTGGCCGACGAGCTGGCCGATGTGCTTTTCGTGGTTATCTGCCTGGCCAACCAGACCGGCGTAAACCTGACCGAGGCCCTGCAACGCAACCTGGAAAAGAAAACCCAGCGCGACGCTATCCGCCATCAGCAAAACGAAAAGCTGCACTAA
- the gcvT gene encoding glycine cleavage system aminomethyltransferase GcvT, producing the protein MAEDLKTVALNDVHQQLGAKMVPFAGYNMPVRYSSDLEEHHTVRRAVGIFDVSHMGEFRVHGPQALDLIQRVTSNDASKLTPGKAQYSCLPNNEGGIVDDLLVYKLAEEDYLLVVNASNISKDWNWIQQHNTKGAEMENLSDEMSLFAVQGPKAIAALQSLTDTDLSSIPYYSFVKGTFAGAPDVIISATGYTGAGGFELYIPNEHAKQVWDKILEAGQPYGLKPIGLGARDTLRLEMGYCLYGNDIDDHTSPLEGGLGWITKFTKDFTNSAALKQQKEQGVQRKLVGFLMDGPGIPRSHYELVNEAGEKVGEVTSGTQSPSLSKGIGLGYVKTELSAPGSKIFVQIRGKNQPATVVKLPFVPGTEEA; encoded by the coding sequence ATGGCCGAAGATCTGAAAACCGTTGCCCTCAATGATGTGCACCAGCAGCTGGGCGCTAAAATGGTGCCCTTTGCCGGCTACAACATGCCCGTGCGCTACTCCTCCGACCTCGAAGAGCATCATACTGTGCGCCGGGCCGTGGGCATTTTCGATGTGTCGCACATGGGCGAGTTCCGGGTACACGGCCCCCAGGCCCTGGACCTGATTCAGCGCGTAACCAGCAACGACGCCAGCAAGCTCACGCCCGGCAAAGCCCAGTACTCCTGCCTGCCCAACAACGAAGGCGGTATTGTAGACGACCTGCTGGTGTATAAGCTGGCCGAGGAAGACTACCTGCTGGTGGTAAACGCTTCCAACATCAGCAAAGACTGGAACTGGATTCAGCAGCACAACACCAAAGGCGCCGAGATGGAAAACCTCTCGGACGAAATGAGCCTGTTTGCCGTGCAGGGTCCCAAAGCCATTGCCGCGCTGCAGTCCCTCACCGACACCGACCTGAGCAGCATTCCCTATTACTCCTTTGTGAAGGGCACGTTTGCGGGCGCTCCTGACGTCATCATCTCGGCCACGGGCTACACCGGCGCGGGCGGCTTTGAGCTGTATATTCCCAATGAGCACGCCAAGCAGGTGTGGGACAAAATCCTGGAAGCCGGCCAGCCTTACGGCCTGAAACCCATTGGCCTGGGTGCGCGCGACACGCTGCGTCTGGAAATGGGCTACTGCCTCTACGGCAATGATATTGACGACCACACGTCTCCCCTGGAAGGCGGCCTGGGCTGGATCACCAAGTTCACCAAAGATTTCACCAATTCCGCTGCGCTTAAGCAGCAGAAGGAGCAGGGCGTGCAGCGCAAGCTGGTAGGCTTCCTGATGGACGGCCCCGGCATTCCGCGCAGCCACTATGAGCTGGTGAACGAAGCCGGTGAGAAAGTAGGCGAGGTTACCTCCGGCACCCAGTCGCCTTCGCTCAGCAAAGGCATTGGCCTGGGCTACGTGAAGACCGAGCTAAGCGCGCCCGGCAGCAAAATCTTCGTCCAGATTCGCGGCAAAAACCAGCCCGCTACCGTGGTAAAGCTGCCCTTCGTGCCCGGCACGGAAGAAGCATAG
- the gatC gene encoding Asp-tRNA(Asn)/Glu-tRNA(Gln) amidotransferase subunit GatC gives MSTDLATLRQIAHLSRLELTPDKEQQMLGDLNKILDWVDQLRQLDTTSVEPLIHLSHEINVLRPDEAVNSVSHAEGLRNAPRKDSDYFRVPKVLE, from the coding sequence GTGAGCACCGACCTTGCTACCCTCCGCCAAATAGCCCACCTCTCCCGCCTGGAGCTTACGCCCGATAAAGAGCAGCAGATGCTGGGCGACCTGAACAAAATTCTGGATTGGGTAGACCAGCTCCGCCAGCTTGACACCACTTCCGTTGAGCCACTCATTCATTTGTCGCACGAGATAAACGTGCTGCGGCCCGATGAAGCGGTAAACAGCGTATCGCACGCGGAGGGTTTGCGCAACGCGCCCCGTAAAGATTCCGATTACTTCCGCGTACCGAAAGTACTCGAGTAA
- a CDS encoding 2-phosphosulfolactate phosphatase, giving the protein MPTLDICFSPELLPLYDLKGRVAVVVDILRATSSIVTALANGVTHLVPLSELPECQAMAAQGYITAAERDGRQAEGVDLGNSPFGYLDGIVPVQGRCVAITTTNGTRALQLSRPADAVVVGAFLNLEAVADFLRRQQKDVVVVCAGWKGKFCLEDTIFGGALAERLADSFDVSSSDATLAALDLWQAAKPDVAGYLLKSAHVRRLNSLESHKDMEFCVRQDEYAVVPLFRDGRIVVD; this is encoded by the coding sequence ATGCCGACCCTTGATATTTGCTTTTCCCCGGAGCTGCTGCCCTTGTATGATTTGAAAGGCCGCGTGGCGGTGGTGGTGGATATCCTGCGCGCTACCTCCAGCATTGTTACGGCGCTGGCCAACGGCGTAACGCACCTGGTGCCGCTAAGTGAGCTGCCGGAATGTCAGGCCATGGCCGCGCAAGGCTACATCACGGCCGCGGAGCGCGACGGCCGGCAGGCCGAAGGCGTTGATCTGGGTAACTCGCCCTTCGGTTACCTCGATGGGATAGTACCCGTGCAGGGCCGTTGCGTGGCCATTACCACCACCAACGGCACCCGCGCCCTGCAGCTTTCCCGCCCCGCCGATGCCGTGGTAGTAGGCGCGTTCCTGAACCTGGAAGCTGTGGCCGATTTTCTGCGCCGGCAGCAGAAAGATGTGGTAGTAGTATGCGCCGGCTGGAAAGGCAAGTTCTGCCTGGAAGATACCATTTTCGGGGGCGCCCTGGCCGAGCGGCTGGCTGATTCCTTTGACGTAAGCAGTTCCGATGCCACCCTGGCCGCCCTGGACCTCTGGCAGGCCGCCAAGCCCGATGTAGCCGGTTACCTGCTTAAATCAGCCCACGTGCGCCGCCTCAATAGTCTGGAGTCGCACAAGGATATGGAGTTCTGCGTGCGCCAGGATGAATACGCAGTGGTGCCGCTCTTCCGTGATGGTCGGATTGTGGTGGACTAA
- a CDS encoding helix-turn-helix domain-containing protein, whose translation MLSHGQVVRLIFGLKLRELRQERGFTPAELARACDVSVSYLNEIEKGKKYPKADKILSMSKVLGVSYDQLTSLTLSRRLEPISQLLQSDVLKEFPLEMFGLEPIRIVELIADAPAKMNAFISTLFEIARNYELRQENFFLAALRSYQEMHDNYFEELEQDVRTFIVEEQLSSVAPFDTTQLERVLVEKYGYTIDRTTLGDYGSLGRLRSVYQPKLSRLLLRPGLTRAQESFVLGREVAFNYLSLKERPNVNANFLVRSFDEVLNNFKASYFASALLMEEDSLVRDVQQFFAADHWDPNRLLDLLTKYGVSPEMFMQRITNLLPRHFGLQSLFFLRFDQAKANAPYVLTKELHLSRLHNPHGNELHEHYCRRWISLRLIHECRSVALRQAPAFSIGAQRSRYPNEDEYLCLTLARAGTAVEPAVSVTVGLLCDDNLRNKVRFLDDPAIVQKRVNETCERCQIPDCEVRAAPPVEVERRERREQLREAISNLVNAG comes from the coding sequence ATGCTTAGTCACGGCCAGGTTGTTCGCCTGATTTTTGGTCTTAAACTGCGCGAGCTGCGTCAGGAACGCGGCTTTACCCCCGCCGAGCTGGCCCGGGCCTGCGACGTTTCCGTGTCGTACCTCAATGAGATTGAGAAGGGCAAGAAGTACCCTAAGGCGGATAAGATTCTCAGCATGAGCAAGGTGCTGGGCGTGAGCTACGATCAGCTGACCTCGCTTACGCTAAGCCGCCGCCTGGAGCCCATTTCCCAACTCCTGCAGTCTGATGTGCTGAAGGAGTTTCCGCTGGAGATGTTCGGGCTGGAGCCCATTCGCATTGTGGAGCTCATTGCCGATGCGCCGGCCAAGATGAATGCCTTCATCAGCACGCTCTTCGAAATAGCCCGCAACTACGAGCTGCGCCAGGAAAACTTTTTCCTGGCCGCGCTGCGCTCCTACCAGGAAATGCACGACAACTACTTTGAAGAGCTGGAGCAGGACGTGCGCACCTTCATTGTAGAAGAGCAGCTAAGCTCTGTTGCGCCCTTTGATACCACCCAGCTGGAGCGCGTGCTGGTGGAGAAATACGGCTATACCATTGACCGCACCACCCTGGGCGATTATGGCTCTTTGGGCCGCCTGCGCTCGGTGTATCAGCCCAAGCTGAGCCGCCTGTTGCTGCGCCCCGGCCTCACGCGGGCCCAGGAGTCGTTTGTGCTGGGCCGGGAGGTGGCTTTCAACTACCTCAGCCTGAAGGAGCGGCCCAACGTGAATGCCAACTTTCTGGTGCGCTCTTTTGATGAAGTGCTGAACAACTTTAAGGCATCTTATTTTGCCAGCGCCCTGTTGATGGAGGAAGACAGCCTGGTGCGCGACGTGCAGCAGTTTTTTGCCGCCGACCACTGGGACCCCAACCGCCTGCTGGATTTGCTTACCAAGTATGGGGTGTCGCCGGAGATGTTCATGCAGCGCATCACCAACCTGCTGCCCCGCCATTTTGGGCTGCAAAGCCTGTTTTTCCTGCGTTTCGACCAAGCCAAGGCCAATGCGCCTTATGTGCTGACCAAGGAGCTGCACCTCTCCCGCCTGCACAACCCCCACGGCAACGAGCTGCACGAGCACTACTGCCGCCGCTGGATTTCCCTGCGCCTCATTCATGAATGCCGGAGCGTGGCCCTGCGCCAGGCGCCCGCCTTCAGCATTGGAGCCCAACGCTCCCGCTACCCCAACGAGGACGAGTACCTGTGCCTCACGCTGGCCCGCGCCGGCACGGCCGTAGAACCCGCCGTGAGCGTAACGGTAGGTTTGCTCTGCGACGATAACCTGCGCAATAAAGTCCGGTTCCTGGATGACCCGGCCATTGTGCAGAAGCGCGTAAACGAAACCTGCGAGCGGTGCCAGATTCCGGACTGCGAAGTGCGGGCGGCTCCGCCAGTGGAGGTAGAGCGGCGCGAACGGCGCGAGCAGTTGCGCGAGGCCATTTCCAACCTGGTAAACGCCGGCTAA
- the dtd gene encoding D-aminoacyl-tRNA deacylase, translated as MRAVIQRVRQASVTVEGRVTGEIGPGLLVLAGFAPDDDTRSLDWMARKLVQLRIFSDEEGKMNRSVQDINGQVLVVSQFTLLADARKGNRPSYIGAAPPPIAIPLYEQFVQMLEHLLGQPVPTGEFGADMQVSLLNDGPVTIVLDSPAAN; from the coding sequence ATGCGTGCAGTTATTCAACGGGTGCGGCAGGCCAGCGTGACGGTAGAAGGCCGCGTAACCGGCGAAATCGGGCCGGGCTTGCTGGTACTGGCCGGCTTCGCCCCCGACGACGACACCCGCTCCCTGGACTGGATGGCCCGCAAACTGGTGCAGTTGCGCATTTTCTCCGACGAGGAAGGCAAGATGAATCGCAGCGTGCAGGACATAAACGGCCAGGTTCTGGTGGTCAGTCAGTTTACGCTGCTGGCCGATGCCCGCAAGGGTAACCGCCCCAGCTACATTGGCGCCGCCCCGCCGCCCATTGCCATTCCGCTCTACGAGCAGTTTGTGCAAATGCTGGAGCACCTCCTGGGCCAGCCCGTGCCCACCGGCGAGTTTGGGGCCGATATGCAGGTCAGCCTGCTCAATGATGGCCCGGTAACTATTGTGCTGGATTCGCCTGCGGCCAATTAA
- a CDS encoding response regulator, which produces MSIFASEPSILLVEDDQMDIMNVQRELRKHAVEVPLHIARNGREALNQLRGENGQEKIAKPSVVMLDINMPKLNGLELLEILRSDPEFVGLNVFIMTTSDLETDRLKARDLAVSGYIIKPLNFDKFGEGGSTVDGFSLFLDLLQLKEKR; this is translated from the coding sequence ATGTCAATATTTGCCTCAGAGCCCAGTATTCTGCTTGTTGAAGACGACCAAATGGATATCATGAATGTGCAGCGTGAACTGCGCAAACATGCCGTAGAGGTTCCGCTGCACATAGCTCGTAATGGCCGCGAAGCACTGAATCAGCTGCGGGGCGAAAACGGGCAGGAGAAAATTGCCAAGCCCAGCGTGGTAATGCTGGACATTAACATGCCGAAGCTGAATGGTTTGGAGCTGCTGGAAATTCTGCGCTCCGACCCCGAGTTTGTAGGCCTGAATGTGTTCATTATGACCACCTCCGACCTGGAAACCGACCGCCTCAAAGCCCGCGACCTGGCCGTAAGCGGCTACATTATTAAGCCCCTCAACTTTGATAAGTTTGGCGAAGGCGGCTCTACCGTTGATGGCTTCAGCCTATTTCTGGACCTGCTTCAGCTAAAAGAAAAAAGATAG
- a CDS encoding ribonuclease HII encodes MLLPSFTLQPLEAGLDEAGRGCLAGPVFAAAVILPPDFSCAYLNDSKQMTARRREHARAEICQHAVAWAVAEASPEEIASINIANASYLAMHRAVAQLAVTPVHLLVDGNRFRPYAGIEHSLHIGGDATFQSIAAASVLAKTFRDERMQQLAEQYPQYGWEQNAGYPTPKHRAAIREYGPTEHHRMGFRLL; translated from the coding sequence ATGCTTCTTCCTTCTTTTACCCTCCAGCCCCTGGAAGCCGGCCTCGATGAAGCCGGCCGGGGCTGCCTGGCCGGGCCGGTATTTGCCGCCGCCGTAATTCTGCCGCCTGATTTCAGCTGCGCTTATCTCAACGACTCCAAGCAAATGACGGCCCGGCGCCGGGAGCACGCCCGCGCCGAAATATGCCAACACGCCGTGGCCTGGGCCGTAGCGGAAGCCTCCCCGGAAGAAATTGCGAGTATCAATATTGCCAATGCCAGCTACCTGGCCATGCACCGTGCCGTGGCCCAGTTGGCCGTTACGCCCGTGCATCTGCTGGTAGATGGCAACCGGTTTCGGCCTTACGCTGGCATAGAGCACAGCCTGCATATTGGCGGCGATGCCACCTTTCAGAGCATTGCCGCGGCCTCGGTGCTGGCCAAAACCTTCCGCGATGAGCGGATGCAGCAGCTGGCGGAGCAATATCCGCAGTATGGCTGGGAGCAGAACGCGGGCTATCCTACGCCAAAACACCGGGCGGCCATTCGGGAATATGGGCCCACGGAGCACCACCGCATGGGTTTCCGGCTGCTGTAG
- a CDS encoding lysophospholipid acyltransferase family protein: MRHLLRVLAHRLYTTWSTFWFVLPFVVTYPVMWVLGKRPAWYPHLHSFNRGWSIFSLRMWGMPVQVVREKPLPASQPCVYVANHSSYIDIPVLFKAIPGYLNIMGKSTLAKVPLWGPLFGRVYITVNRESAVSRARSIIEARKSLEAGRSVVIFPEGTISKKPGEEMGPFKNGAFQLAIAAGVPIVPVSMPLNHRFLPDLDGKLRVRYSPLRITLHTPIPTTGLTAADAPALAQQAYQAIASGFLPEAAGIPAPSHFRLPKPAAAAAAPQPEAIEPDAELSLHKS; the protein is encoded by the coding sequence ATGCGTCATCTACTGCGTGTTTTAGCTCATCGGCTCTACACTACCTGGAGTACTTTCTGGTTTGTACTGCCGTTTGTGGTTACGTATCCCGTAATGTGGGTGCTGGGAAAGCGCCCGGCCTGGTACCCCCACCTGCATAGCTTTAACCGGGGGTGGTCTATCTTCTCCCTGCGTATGTGGGGCATGCCGGTGCAGGTAGTGCGCGAAAAACCGCTGCCCGCTTCGCAGCCCTGCGTGTACGTGGCCAACCACAGCTCTTACATTGATATTCCGGTGCTGTTTAAGGCCATTCCGGGCTACCTGAACATTATGGGCAAAAGCACCCTGGCCAAGGTACCTCTGTGGGGCCCGCTGTTTGGGCGGGTATACATTACCGTAAACCGGGAAAGTGCCGTCAGCCGGGCACGCTCCATTATAGAGGCCCGCAAAAGCCTGGAAGCGGGCCGCTCGGTAGTTATTTTCCCGGAGGGCACCATCTCCAAAAAACCCGGCGAGGAAATGGGGCCTTTTAAAAACGGCGCCTTTCAGCTGGCCATTGCGGCCGGGGTGCCCATTGTGCCGGTTTCCATGCCGCTAAACCACCGCTTCCTGCCCGATTTGGATGGCAAGCTGCGGGTGCGTTACTCGCCGCTGCGCATTACCCTGCACACGCCCATTCCCACCACCGGCCTTACCGCGGCCGATGCCCCTGCCCTGGCCCAACAGGCTTATCAGGCTATTGCCAGCGGCTTTTTGCCCGAGGCCGCCGGTATTCCGGCGCCTTCTCACTTTCGCCTGCCCAAGCCGGCGGCCGCCGCTGCAGCTCCGCAGCCAGAAGCCATTGAGCCCGATGCGGAGTTAAGTCTGCACAAATCGTAA